CAGCGCGAAAAAAGGCCTGTCGATTGAACGAGAAACGTTTTTGCTCAAACAAATCGTCACTGAGTTGCTAGTTGCTGGTGCTGTTTCAAATTAATTTTGATTAGTTATTTTTTGTAGGTTCGACGTTCGCTTCAGGTGCCTACTCTTGATGCCTGCAAGCAGGTACTTAGGATTTGTCTGGAACAAAATCCTGCGCGTCGTATTTAAGGCTTTGACGAAGCAGCAGTTTCGATATCTACATGATTTGTGTTCATTAACAAATAGCGTGTTAATTAAGAAAGATTCGGTTTGCCGGCATAAAGCCGGCCCTACATAGGTGTGAATTGTCGAAATAAATTTCGACCAAAGGTTAAACTGATCATTTCTTTCTGGAAACAGCACTAACGTCAAAGCAACATTCGTAAGTTGTTTGAGAAGCGCTATAATATAATTCACACACACCAAGAATAACAATTAACACGCTGCGTTTATGTCTCAAGCCCAAAATAGTGAAACGCCCCACCTAGCGTTACCACAAAAATTTGTCCTTGGATTAGGCTTTTTAGCCATGTTTTTTTCAACCCAAGGTATAACAATACTGGCTGTGCCCTTTTACCAAATGACACTGGGTGTCGACCCATTTTTACTTGGCTTAGCCATGAAAGTGCCGGTCATTTTAGCTAGCTGCTTTGGTCCTGCTATTGGCCAAATGTCCGACCGCTGTCAAAGTCGTTTTGGTCGGCGTCGGCCATTTTTAATGGTATTTCCTTGGTTGGCCGGTATTGTTTTTGGTTCAATCTGGATGGTGCCGAGTGACTGGCAAACAAGCAATCAACTCATCTATTTTGCGTGTTTAACCATGCTTTATTACCTGCTAACCACCTGTTGGACAGTTCCCATGAAATGTTTGGCTTATGAAGCATCGCAAGATTTTCATGAGCGCACCAGCGTCATGGCCTTTGTCGCTTATTTTTTTAAGTTTGGCGCCTTGGTGTATCACTGGGTTTTCCCATTGGCCAAACTCAGTGTCTTTGGTGGTGTGTTAATAGGCGTACGTTGGGTAGGCTGGGGAATTGCCCTAATTTGCATCGGCTTATTTGCCATGTTGCCCGCGCTATTGATTAAAGAACGGCATTATGAAAAAGAGAAATTCCGCCAAGAAATGCCATTGCTTGCCAGCCTTAAACAAGTGGCCAAGATAACTAACATGCAAATAATGATGGCATTAATTGTTTGCCAAATGACACTGGGCGTTTACGCCGCTAGCATGGATTACTATGTACTGGTTTACTATATGCATAACGGTGACATAGGAACCGGCGCAACATGGAAAGGGGTTTTATCTACATCCTATGCGTTAGCAGGTATAGCTTCGGTTGCGGTTATTACGGTTTTATCACAAAAAATCGGTAAAAAAGCCACCCTGTACGTTATCTATGGGTTAACCGTACTCGGTGGTTTATGTAAATGGTTTATTTATCAACCCGGTCATGAATGGCTATTAGTGTTAGATGCCATTTTATGCTGTAGCATGTGGAGCGCCGTGGGCGTGTTAGCCTCGTCAATGATTGCCGACCTTATTGACGAAGACGAAGTCAAAAATAATATCAGACGTGAAGGTATATTCGCCTCTGTACAAAATTGGTTAATTCAAATATCTATCGCAACCGCAATTATTCTATCTGGGCTCACCTTAAACTTAATTGGCTTTGACGCTCAAGCAGGAGCTAACCAAAGCGAATCAGCCTTAACTTGGATGCGTGTTATTTTAGTGGCTGGCACCTGTTTAGCGCCTATTTTAAGCGCGTTACTGTTGCGAAAATACGACTTAAACGAAGCGAAATATGCAACGATACGAGCCACTCTTGACCAGAAAAGTACGCTTGAAAAACAAAACTCGGCGCAAACTCAAACACAGTCAACCTAGAAAACCGATAGGATAATTTTATACTCCAGCTAACTCAAAAGTATTGAACGGTGGAATTTATAATCACTTGCTAAATTATAGGGTAGAGTTTACATCGACAAACCTTGTGTTAGCCGAAATAAATTCAGCACTACAATGGAACGGGTCTTTAATCTCGCACACTTTTCTACTTAGATTACTAATATAAACGAACTCAACAACATGTCAGAACTTTTGTGTCTGAGTAATAGCCTAGGCTGTTGATTAAATTCAAGAATAACCAACATCCTTGGTTTGTAGACTTTACTGTTTGATAAAGTGCAGTAAAAAATTATTAGCTGGCATGGCATAGGCGTGTTGCAATATCAATCGATTTTGGCTCCATGCTTCTATATCGTCTATGTCAATTAACCCTCCATAACCTTGCTGAACTAACCAGTCATTAAAATCGGCATTCGAAGCAGTGGTAAACTCACCATTCACTTTAAACGGTCCATAACAACAAAAGTGACCACCTGTTTGCATATTTTCAGCTAAGGCCACTATTAAATTCTGACTGAGGTTTTTCGCCATAATATGCAAGGTGTTTGCGCTATAAACCGCTGTATACTGGCTCAAAAAACCA
This genomic window from Saccharobesus litoralis contains:
- a CDS encoding MFS transporter; the protein is MSQAQNSETPHLALPQKFVLGLGFLAMFFSTQGITILAVPFYQMTLGVDPFLLGLAMKVPVILASCFGPAIGQMSDRCQSRFGRRRPFLMVFPWLAGIVFGSIWMVPSDWQTSNQLIYFACLTMLYYLLTTCWTVPMKCLAYEASQDFHERTSVMAFVAYFFKFGALVYHWVFPLAKLSVFGGVLIGVRWVGWGIALICIGLFAMLPALLIKERHYEKEKFRQEMPLLASLKQVAKITNMQIMMALIVCQMTLGVYAASMDYYVLVYYMHNGDIGTGATWKGVLSTSYALAGIASVAVITVLSQKIGKKATLYVIYGLTVLGGLCKWFIYQPGHEWLLVLDAILCCSMWSAVGVLASSMIADLIDEDEVKNNIRREGIFASVQNWLIQISIATAIILSGLTLNLIGFDAQAGANQSESALTWMRVILVAGTCLAPILSALLLRKYDLNEAKYATIRATLDQKSTLEKQNSAQTQTQST
- a CDS encoding DUF938 domain-containing protein — its product is MIKDYGFEPYDLPFNQAAHNNKRPIYQVLQAVLSGRQSIFEVGSGTGQHAVYFCRQQQSWLWQPSDVEKHTASCRAWFAKAKLNNINPVKGFTVGQSDVGFLSQYTAVYSANTLHIMAKNLSQNLIVALAENMQTGGHFCCYGPFKVNGEFTTASNADFNDWLVQQGYGGLIDIDDIEAWSQNRLILQHAYAMPANNFLLHFIKQ